In Mycobacterium sp. Aquia_213, the sequence TCGGGTAGCCGGCTGGTGTTCACCTATGTCCGCCGCGACTTCATCGACGGGACGAATCGCTACGGCACCCGCACGTTGTACCGCAAGGTCCGTCAGCGTCAACAACTTTGGCATTTCGGTTTGGACCCCGACGACGTCGCCGGGTTCGTCGCCGAATACGGTTGGCGGCTGATCGAGCAGGCCGGACCGGACGAACTCATTGCGCGCTACGTCGAACCCACCGGCCGCAAACTCAGGGCGTCGCAGCTGGAATGGTCGGCGTATGCGGAGAAGACGTAGCGTCGCCGTTACGGCGTGATCAGCGGTCCAAGAGCTGTCTGTCGATGTTCTCGCTCGCTTCGCCGTCGGCGCTTCCGTAGACGGCCTTCGCGGTGCGCAGCTTGCCGGCGAGCTTGGTCGAGGCCTGGCTCATGGCGTCGGCGGTCTTTTTCCGCGCCGCCGCGGCCTTGGTGAAGGCCACGTTGGACACTCCGCTGACGACGCCGTGGGTGACCCAGGTGGCGACTTCCACATTGGCGCCCGCCGATGCCGGGGTCGTGGCCTGGGTGGCCGCTTGGTCTTGTTTTGTCGCTAATGTGTCGAGGTGTTCTGGTGTGACGGCTAGGTCGGCCATGGTTACTTCTCCTTCAACGCTGATCTACTGAATACCGCTGGGCTGCAATGACTCTTCGCTACGGGCCGGCGCCACCGCAATAGGTGCGCGCTCGGCCGCACCCGCGCCCACGGCGCCGCCCGCGGGGGCGGCTTCTTCGCCGACGAGCTCGGGCCGCACCGGCTCGCGCTCCTGCGCGTCCGTTTGGGCGAGCTGACGCAGCTGTCCCCTGGCCTGGTTGACCAGAGTGTCGGGCTGAGACACCCGGCCGGACAGGTTCGTGGACTGCCCCGACATCGC encodes:
- a CDS encoding type VII secretion target, which codes for MADLAVTPEHLDTLATKQDQAATQATTPASAGANVEVATWVTHGVVSGVSNVAFTKAAAARKKTADAMSQASTKLAGKLRTAKAVYGSADGEASENIDRQLLDR